The genomic stretch CAGCATAGAATCAATACTGTCGAGATCATATGAGAAGGTGTGTGGAGAAGAAAAGGGAGCGGGAAACAAGGACGGCAGTTCAACACACTCAGCATGGAACCACGCGAGTCAATATAGTCCAATGACGAGAACGTTTAAAACACCGAGCATCGGAAGCAGCTCTACATGGTACACAAGACTGATGGGAGGCGCTAAGGGAAGTAGTAGTTCAGTGTCAGGAAACTCGACAGTGCGCAAGAGAAGATCGCAAAGCCCAACAGGGTCGAACGCAGGGGGAAGCGAAGAACCGGATGTAACACCAGATTTAATAGGTAACAGTGGAATACAGTCATTGAGAGAAAGAGGGAAAAGAAAGTACAAACTAAAAAGATTGAAAAGTAAACTGGTTAACAGTAAGTACACGAGAGATAATGAACACTACGGAATAACGTCAACTTTCATATCAGATACAGTACTGGTGGGATACAATAACACACTGCTGTGCGTTAAGCTGATAAATAGCACGGAAGAAGAGTTTGAAAACTATGAACAGCTGCTGTTAAACACGAAGCAAAATAAGGATCTGAAGGGATACACAAAGAACAATGTGACgaaaaatagaagaagCAACAACGTGGTGAGAGGATACATAGAGTATAAAGTGGTGCTCCCGGAGGAATTTAgcataatatacataaagtATAACACGAAGACCCAGTACGACGTAATAACATGGAATAGAAGCATTAAGGTAGGAATTGACgattatttaaaagaaCCTCTGAGTAAGTTGACCGCACAGAAGAGAGAAGGAAGCGTGTGCTACAAGTACAACAATGACGGAAGAGTGTACAAGTATAAAATGGGAGGACACGGAGGATATAGGCCCTGGACAAAGGAGGATCTGATTAACGTAGTATTCGACCTAAGAGAAGGGGCAATATATTGTGAGTCGATAATAGCGGAGGGGATTAGTGAAACAGGAGCCGATGTGATAATAGGAACGACGCACAGCAGTGAAGAAGGTACAGGTATAGGGGTTGGTAGTGGCAACGACAGTAGTagtgttgttgttgttggtGGTACTGGAACTAGTAGAAGCATTGGCATTGACGACGGCAGCAGTAGTGGCAATCGCAGTGCTAGCAGCAGTAGTAGTCGTAATGACATTGGCATTGTGAGTACGATGAGTGACAGCACTGGCACGAGTGGCGAAAAAAACCAGAGTGTGTACATGTACATATGCAATGTGTTGATACACATAGGAAGCAACGACAACTACATAAGCCAGCTGAAGTACTCAATAGAAAACACGGACACGGGAACAGTGATTGAACAGTTTAAAAGTGGTCTCAACTCGTTGTTTAACGTCACAAACATAAGTTCAGTGGGCAAGGGTGAAGGAGTGGAGTGCATCACGCCAATAAGTTACATGAGCGGATGCAATGAAAACAATCATGAAAAGGGAGAATTTGGCCGTGAAGCAGATGAGGAAAACAGTAGCGACGCTAGTGACAATGGCTTTGACTGCTACAACGACAATAACTCTGATGGTGATGGCTGTAACTGctataacaacaataagGCTGATGGTGATGGCTGTAACTGCTACAACAATAACGCAAATCATAACGGTGGCAAGATTATGGATAGGAATAAGTCAGCTAAGTACCTACTTGAGTACATAGGGATATTCACGGAATACTTGATAAAGATACAGCATTATCAAGGATTCAAGGAACTCATAAAGATGTTGAACGAATATGGGATCATGTCACAGTATTTAGAGTTGGTATTTACAGGAAACGTGAGAAAAAGCATCAGAATGATGGGAAGATATGAAGAGTTGGTGAGTGATATAATGGAAACAGTGGGAGATGATAGCGTAGCGTACTATAAGATGCTGGGGTGGAAAATGAGCGGAAAAATGACGAAAAGGCTGCTGAACAGAGTAAAGGAGTTTCTGGTAAAGCACGTACAGCAGTTGTATGAAGGGATTGAGCTGGTGAATGTAGAAAACAACCAGATGATGGATAGCAGAGAAGGAGAGATTATGAATATCAGGGGCGCCGGCGTCGGCAGTAATAGGAATACTTTCAGCAATGAAACGTACTTTAACCTGCTGATGCTGTTGAACGAGTTGAAGAGAAGCGACGATAGCACAGGGTATAGTATATACAACCTGCTGTATAGCCTTTTCACAATGACGCCAGGGATTAATGCAGCTAGGGCCACAAGCTACAGTAACACAGGGAACTGTGTGGCCAGTGGTAGCTCACACGAGGCGTATAAGCACCAGGCGAACACAACGAGTCTGAGTTACTACGTGAAGCAGAACCAGTACCTGCAAATAGAGCTCCTGTCACTGAAGTACTACTACAAGGCGCTGAACGACCAGCTGAGGAGGATCAACACGAGGGGAACAATGTACTACGCTAAAAGAGTCGCCGACGAACAAGAAACGTCGCATCATGACAGGGTTAATTTAGCCGCCAAATCTGGTGCAAATACCGCCACAAATAcaagtaacaataacagtaCCAGCAGCAGAAACATTATCAGTATCACACCAATTAATAACACAATCAGTATCAATACAAGTAACACACTAACCAATAACACTATCAGTATCAATACCAGTAACACACCAACCAATAACACTATCAGTATCAATACCAGTAACACACCAACCAATAACACTATCAGTATCAATACCAGTAACACACCAACCAATAACACTATCAGTATCAATACCAGTAACACACCAACCAATAACACTATCAGTATCAATACCAGTAACACACCAACCAATAACACGAGTCACCCAGATACCAACACGACGCCCTCTAGTCACCCAGGATATATTGAAAAGAATGCAGTcaattgtaatatatgttgTGTAAACAGAGACGTGTACGCCGAAGTGGTCAATAAGTTGTTTGATAGAGTGAGAGGGAGGGAGCTGCGGCAGCCAAAAGGCAACAACATACTTTACTTTTCATGCAGGCACCTGGTACATGAAAAGTGCCAGATAAGACTGATAAATCAGCTGCAGCAGGATCACGGAAGAGcgaagaacctgaaaaTGAATCCTCTGAATACAGAAATGCTCTTGAGCACATGTCTGAGTTGCTTAACAATATAGACTTTAAAGTACTAAATTGCTAATCGCAATCAAAgtatacacaaacatacaGTTAGGTATGCATATGCGAATACACGAatgtatgtatacacacatacataagtatacaaatatatacagaTACACGGACAAATACACagatacatatacacatacagATATACTGATtcaaatacatatacagatacatatacacacacatatggATCCATAGGCATTAAGAATGCTGATAAACCATGGTCACCTACATAGGTAGAGTGGTGATAAAAGTACATAATTAGAAAATAGCATTGAGAGTAAaacgataaaaatattataacaaCTTAACGTTCAAATCTATGTCCTGGATGGATGCAAAGGGAACATTCCGCTGATTTGTAGTATCCAGCCTAACAAccttaaaattaaaagtcaCATCGCCAATAGTAATGGGAATCACGGAGTTCAAAGTGAGAGTGGAGTAGTACTTGAGACGCTCCTCAAGAACCTTCTTAATGTCGTTGGTCTCGTAAAACTCCCTCTCAAGACATTTTAACTCAACATTGGTGCAATCGTCGAGTTTGATTAGTTCGACcaaaacaacatcaaaGGGCCTAAAcgaaaataagtaaatagtgattgtaaataatacataGCAGAGTGAACTATATGTATACGAGTATCAATATTGGAGTGAGGCGTACTTTAGCTTCAGATTGTTCATAATCCATTTGGGCACGTACACGTAGTTTTCATCAGTTCGAAACTCAATAGCGGAACAGGAAACGCACTCGTTCGAAACATCacctaaaaataaaatgattaacGGTAAAAAAAACTTGGAGGAATGAACTCCTGAGCAGTGTTAGGAAAAGAGTCGATATTAGGAGGGCCCCTTCGCTTGGTCTCCATCAGTGACTCAGACGAGTTAGTAACCAAGTTCCTAGACGACTTCGAAAGGTCTGAAGAGAGTAGTAGCTCAGGCGGCTTAGACGAGTAGTAGGGCTCCGGAACGTGAACTTTGTGAATTAGGAGCTGAAAGGGCACGTTGTAGTTGCCGGATTTGCAGCACTCAAAGAAGGAAACGGGAAGGAGCACCTTGTCGTTGTCAGAAAAGTTGACCTCGGAGCCGTCATCGTTGTAGTGGACGTTGTTGCACCGCTTGAAGAGCTCACTCTGCTCCAAAACAATGAGAAGTTTAATTTCCTTCCTATCAAGCCGTTTATTGACATCATCAACGAACAGCTCCCTCTAAAAGGCAGTGAAAAGAAGTAAATATGAGATTTTGGGTAAGATAAACTATAGTTAGCTAGATGTGTAGGGTAACATTAGATGTAGAAGGTGGTACCTTGGCCCTTAAGTAGGACTGTTTGGAAACGCCGATGAGTTTATTGACAAATTTGAGTAAAAAATTGCAGCTCGGAGCTTGAAGTGAAGCAGAATAAACGAATCTGGCCTGGTCAAATTTGAGGCTGTGGACAATATGCGATTGAGTCGAAACTACACATACCATTATGTGTAAGAGCCTTCCATACAACATCCTCATAAGATAAGAATATGGTACATATCTGAAGAACAAAAAACGGTCACCGGTGGCATAAAGCTATTCTGCATTGGAAGATGCTAAAATACAGTGAAAGTGTGATGGAAGAGTGAGGGAAGAAAATCCGGCATAATTGTAGTGATGAAAAGATTGGAACGTAGGAATAAGTAAAACaagtatatgtttatttgagatgtttatattgttttagtCATAGGAcattgtaaatttataatagcGTTGTAACTTAGTgctttgtaaattaaaatcacaAGTAGTGAATAGGTTGATTGTGTAAATTGAAAAGGTGTGTTGTCCGCCAGGTTGTAAACATATCGAAGCTGACAAAAATTGAGTTAAATATAGAACATTAGTTGAAATTTCAATATGAAGGAGACGGACGGAGGATCCAAATTGCAATCTTACAGTAAATGCCTAGTCATAGTAACGGGAATATACACCTGCTTCCTGTCATTCGGATATTTTTTAGAGAAGCTCCTGAAATATAAAGTAAACGACGCCGTGGAATTCAAATTCCCGATCTTCATCGTAGTTGTAACTTCAGCGTCGAACCTGGTGATGAGCGTGTTGCTGCTCCTTGCGCAGTACGTTGGAGACCTACGAAAGAAGAAATCGCAGTCGGGACGCCAGTACCGCCCAGTGACGAGGCTGGAGGCCTCGAAGGTGAAAAGAGAGGGCCTGTTCGGCAACCTGGAGAGGAAGCACCTGCTCAGGCTGTGCCTGTCGTCCTCATTCTCAATCATGGCCCAGATGACGGCGACCTACGCGCTCCCGTACGTGGGAATTCCGACGCAGGTGATCATCAAGAGCTCGAAGATGGTGCCGATCCTGATCGGAGGCTTCGTGCTCTTCCGCAAAAGGTACGCCTGGTACGACGTCACCTGCGTAGTCTCAATAACGCTCTCAATCATACTGTTCAACTTCGAAAGGTTCATTAACTACAAGGACAACAGGACCTCGGTGCTGGGAATATTCCTGTGCTTCCTGTCGCTGTTCTGCGACGGCTTTGTGGGCCCGATCCAGGACGACGTGCTCTCGAAGGTGTCGCTGCACCCGCACTTCCTCATGTTCATATCGACCATGGTGTCACTGCCGATATCGCTGGCAGCATGCCTGACTTTGGAGGGGCTGCTGCCGTTCATGCTGGTGAAAAACAGGGAGATAATGAAGCTGGCGCTCTCGCTTGCGCTCTCGGGAACCCTGGGACAGATGTTCGTCTTCCTGTCAATAACGAGCTACGGAAGCCTCTACACGGGCATCATAACGACCCTGAGGAAGGCCTTCAGCACGCTGCTGTCGGTGTACATTTTCAAGCACAGCCTGACGAGGGTGCAGTGGTTCGCGCTCCTGACGACCTTCTCCAGCATATTCATGCAGCAGTTCTTCAAAAACAAGGACAAAGCAGTTAAAAAGTCAAAGTAATGTCCAAAACTCACAAAATATTCGCGCAAATACCATACACATACAGCACACatcttatatatataccaTACACATACAGCACACatcttatatatataccaTACACATACAGCACACATCTTATACACATACCGTACACATAAGATACAACTAGACCAGGTTACACGCTCAATACATAACACGGTTACAATACGTTGAGTATGATGAGTAACTAATTCATAAAAAGTAgatgtataaaataaaaaagttagCGTAAATCACATACATAGCACATTAACATATGGGAAGCAGGCTCAAAACAATTATGATAATTTCAAGGTTCTAAAAAGCAATTAGGTGGCTGAAAACTTACGGTTTAGTAAACGTGCGATAGCTGCGGATATGTCACCATTGGTAGCCAACAAGGCCTGCACATTTGCAGCCTGGTCAATGAAGCCCATCTCCTGAAGAGACTGGAGCTGACTGCTGAAACGTTCCTCAGGAGGCCTGGTGTCAGCAGCGGGCGCGCCAAACCCAGAAGTTCCCAAGCCGCCGCCGAAGCCGGAGGCGAAGGCGGCGAAGGGGTTGGCGCCCGCAGCAAATCCAGCCCCGGCGGTAGCAGCGGCAGCAGGGTTAAAGGCCGGGTTTGCGGTGCCCGGCTGAGTGGTTGGGGCAGTTTGACCCGCTGGAAACCCAGGGGTAGTTCCTGGCTGAGGCGTAGCTCCGGGTTGAGCAGGGGCACCTGGCTGCATTGGAAATCCAGCGAAGGGGTTCTCGCCTACCAAGTTAGTTAGTTACATAAACTTTAAGTATATAAGAAAGGTAAGTAACTGGAGCCAAACTGAGCAAATATTGTGAAAAGGAGCAGAATACTAACCTTGATTAAGAGTAGCGTTCGGGAAGTTTAAGTTAGACTGCTGCATGGCCTGGTGCATTTGAAGGCCTGCCTGCAACATCCCAGGTCTCATCAACGTCCTCAAAAGCTCAGGGTTGTTCAACATTTGCGCGAACACCGGGTTTTGctacataaaaataaatcagcGAGTCCtttaagaaaaataaatatgggATATGTAGGTACCATCATTGGCTGCAGGTATGGCGACGACTGTATCAGGGTCCTCAACAACTCAGGATTTGAGCTAATTTGCGACATCATCTCCTGAACAAACGGCGACTCTAGCAACGCCACAGCGCTCTGTGGATTCAAGTCACCCATAGCATCTCCGGGATCtgaattaattaattgtaaaaGTGTGACTATTAAACGACGAAAATCGATCGACTAAGGTTCAATTGACAGTGAATATATACTGACTAGGTGTGTTTTGCTATTTATAAGATACTTTGAAGCATTTGAGACATGTAGTCGGCACCAAACATGTTATTTCCGTACCCAAAGGCGTTCTGGCCGGAGGCtcctaaaatataattagtaAATACTAGGTAAACAGCCATTGACTGGGAGTACTGAATAGTTAATAGAATAGTAGTTACCGGTTGCCAGAGGATTCGTCTGTGCAGCTGGCTGGGGGGCCGTTTGAGCAGTTGTTGGCGCCGGCTGAGGCGTGGCTGAGGCTGGTTTAAACCCGCTTCTAACCAAGTGTATTGTGTTGCCATCCTCAACGTTTAAACCACTCAGTGATTCGTCGTCCTTGATTATACGCCCTATcggaataaaaaattagttaacATACACggatgaaaaataaatacgaGATGCAAAGGATGATATGGTGTGAGCGTCAGTACCTTTAAAAATCAGACGTTGTTTATCTGGAGTTGCATCTGCCTTCTCAGCACATTTTTCCTTTAATTGGAGAACAGTCATTTCCGGTTCAACATCTAAAGTGAAGGTTTCTCCTCCACTGACTTTAATGGTTATATTCAATCCCATGGTCAGAACAAAGTGTATCTGATAAATGTCGGCAAGTAAGCAAAAATAACGAATTAAAGACtaacacaaaataaaatttacgAGATCAACAAccaattaataaaattgtaaGCTGATTAGGGTGCTGTAGATGATGATAAAACGTTAAAGTAACcaaaatattgaaaattatgaaTAAAGTATCCACAAGTACCTAAACTTAATGTACAATGCAAAAAATGTACTAAAGGAACAAAATTACAATCCTTGAAGGTTCAAaactgtttaatttaattcaaaACGGATTAAATAAAGGGAAACCCTTTTCGAACAAGCTGTTGCCAAATGATGGGGATGGTTTGCAAAAGCTTTTAGAAGCACAATTGAATCCAGTTTTTACCAGAATTCCGACCCTATTTTCCACTTTAAAAGATCagatttatatatattgacCATTTCTGGGTTTATAAGTCAACATTtagtgaatatatttataaataccGTTGACTTGAactaaaaaaaatattcagtCACTATTTAGCACTAAGAAGCCATccatataaataatatcgACGGTGTGCGGGTGGTTTActtattataatacattaattCCTAGTTTGAAACATCGATTTGTACAAGTTCCGTTGTTGAGATTCCTGGTCAACCTCCTAAACCAAATAACAAAACTGGACATACCAGCTGCTTAATCTTCGCCATTTGCGATTTTGCAAACTCGGAATTTACATCCagctttaaaatatttgcCAAATCCTAGGATTTTAATGGCGAGTGTTGCCGTACCTCCTTAGCctctttaaatttagataGAGCAGTGTAGCACATACACCTTCTGGTTAAAGCCTTTAAGTTTTCGGGATCTATCGATAGCACCTGGAAATGATAATTAGGTGCTCACACATTGGCCAATATgtattgataaaataatccATAATAATACTTCTGAGCAGTTTTGTACTGAATCCGAAAAGTTGCtcaatttataatttacaattgcCATATTTAAGTAAGTTTTCAACTTAATGTCATCAAATTTTGATATCCACTCCTCATCCTCAGGAAATGTGTAATCCAGTTGAATTATCACCTATTATTATCAATGATATATATgcatattattttaaaagaaaatatgATATTCTGAATTGagattaatataaacaatagtAAATTGGTAAATGGtggataaataaattgaatatgGTTAAGAAGGAGTTTATTATATAGAAAGGGTACCTTGTTATAGAACATTAGAGCCTGTTTGTAGTCTCCATTGTTGAAAGATTCATTTCCTTCAGATTTAAACCTAGTAAGATTGTTTATTCAATAGATTTACCTGATACAACAATTGTACTTCTCATCAATGGATCTctcatataaaattttttcctaagttaaattaatcatAAATACAGGGATGGAAAAAACGATTAAACCAATGTGTACGgtaaaattgataaaaaccTACTCCAGAATGATCGTGAGATGCTAAGTGGCCACAAGAGGAATCTCCAACGGACTGATTCTATAAAGTTCATAAAAACAGGTAAAATACTCGTAAAagcaatttataaaaatcatAAGCGTCGACAGAAGTTTTCATTAAATTAAGTGTCTTTCCAATCTAGAGGGATCGGAATGTAAAGTCCCTGTTTATCCAAGCCTGATAAAAAGTTTACATCATAGTCGACTTTTGCATCATCGTGAAACTTATTTTCCAGCCTTTTAAGCCCTTCAAATTTACTGTCATCGGTGGTTCTGATCCTGCTCGCCTGTCGACTTTTCTTGTAAGGTCGGCCCCTTCTGCCTGCTCTGTTGCCCCTGGCCGgttttttatcttcagATGCCAAGTGCCCATTCACGGAGGGACCGCTGTCTACCGAATTGTTAGTTTCATCTTCCCGATGGTCATTTTTCTCATCATCGGCCCCGTGCAGTCTTTTGTGTGCAAGATACTTTGCCAAATTATCGACGACCATCTGACCACACCCAACGAACTTGTTGAACTCACTGATGCCCTTAACATCAAGTTTGAAGCCTCCCTTAGGCTCAGGTTTCCCATTTAAGTGGGTGGTATTGGAGCTGGACCTGGTTAATGTAGAGGCAACATCAGAATGATTCCCAATACTAAAACCATCTAATCCCGATTCCACGGCCTTGGAACTGTGTGACACTCCATTTGTGCCAGAATTTCCAGAGACGCAGCCGCAGCTGTTTCCGCAATTGCCGCACTTGATGACAACTGAGCCGCCGTTCTCATCAGCACCCATCGACGTCAGTCCTAGTGGGAGAGATGACTGCACCCATTTACGCCTTATCTTGGACTGAGTTAACTTATCCATGTTGTCAATCATGTTTCTAAACTCAAGA from Theileria orientalis strain Shintoku DNA, chromosome 1, complete genome encodes the following:
- a CDS encoding ubiquitin-fusion degradation pathway component (UFD1 homologue), with translation MRMLYGRLLHIMVCVVSTQSHIVHSLKFDQARFVYSASLQAPSCNFLLKFVNKLIGVSKQSYLRAKRELFVDDVNKRLDRKEIKLLIVLEQSELFKRCNNVHYNDDGSEVNFSDNDKVLLPVSFFECCKSGNYNVPFQLLIHKVHVPEPYYSSKPPELLLSSDLSKSSRNLVTNSSESLMETKRRGPPNIDSFPNTAQEFIPPSDVSNECVSCSAIEFRTDENYVYVPKWIMNNLKLKPFDVVLVELIKLDDCTNVELKCLEREFYETNDIKKVLEERLKYYSTLTLNSVIPITIGDVTFNFKVVRLDTTNQRNVPFASIQDIDLNVKLL
- a CDS encoding uncharacterized protein (UAA transporter family protein), encoding MKETDGGSKLQSYSKCLVIVTGIYTCFLSFGYFLEKLLKYKVNDAVEFKFPIFIVVVTSASNLVMSVLLLLAQYVGDLRKKKSQSGRQYRPVTRLEASKVKREGLFGNLERKHLLRLCLSSSFSIMAQMTATYALPYVGIPTQVIIKSSKMVPILIGGFVLFRKRYAWYDVTCVVSITLSIILFNFERFINYKDNRTSVLGIFLCFLSLFCDGFVGPIQDDVLSKVSLHPHFLMFISTMVSLPISLAACLTLEGLLPFMLVKNREIMKLALSLALSGTLGQMFVFLSITSYGSLYTGIITTLRKAFSTLLSVYIFKHSLTRVQWFALLTTFSSIFMQQFFKNKDKAVKKSK
- a CDS encoding ubiquitin-related chaperonin, producing the protein MGLNITIKVSGGETFTLDVEPEMTVLQLKEKCAEKADATPDKQRLIFKGTDAHTISSFASRRIIKDDESLSGLNVEDGNTIHLVRSGFKPASATPQPAPTTAQTAPQPAAQTNPLATGASGQNAFGYGNNMFGADYMSQMLQNPGDAMGDLNPQSAVALLESPFVQEMMSQISSNPELLRTLIQSSPYLQPMMQNPVFAQMLNNPELLRTLMRPGMLQAGLQMHQAMQQSNLNFPNATLNQGENPFAGFPMQPGAPAQPGATPQPGTTPGFPAGQTAPTTQPGTANPAFNPAAAATAGAGFAAGANPFAAFASGFGGGLGTSGFGAPAADTRPPEERFSSQLQSLQEMGFIDQAANVQALLATNGDISAAIARLLNRKFSAT
- a CDS encoding uncharacterized protein (peptidyl-prolyl cis-trans isomerase, FKBP-type domain containing protein), yielding MRDPLMRSTIVVSGNESFNNGDYKQALMFYNKVIIQLDYTFPEDEEWISKFDDIKLKTYLNMAIVNYKLSNFSDSVQNCSEVLSIDPENLKALTRRCMCYTALSKFKEAKEDLANILKLDVNSEFAKSQMAKIKQLEVDQESQQRNLYKSMFQTRN